A stretch of DNA from Brevibacterium ihuae:
AGAAGACCACCGTCAAGGAGTCCGCGTCGATGGATCGCGGTGAGACGAAGGTCGAAACCGAGGGCAAGGACGGCGTGCGGGAGGTCGTGTACGACATCCGCACGGTCGACGGCGCCGAGGTCAAGAAGGAGAAGGTGTCGGAGAAGGTCGTCTCGGAGCCGGTCGACGAGGTCGTCGTCAAGGGCACCCGCGCACCGCGCCCGGCCGCACCCGAAGACGACTCCTCCACCGGCGGCGGCTCCGATTCCGGTTCGTCGGGCGACTCGGGCTCCGATTCGGGATCCGGCGGCTCCGACTCCGGCGACTCCGGCGGCACGATGAGCAAGCAGGAGATCATCGACATGCTCGGCGGTCCCGGCACCCGTTGGTACACAATCGTCAAGTGCGAATCGGAGTTCAACCCGCGGGCGGTCAATCAGCAGAACCGCGCCCACTTCGGCCTGTTCCAGTTCAAGCTCGCCACCTGGCAGTCGGTGGGCGGCAAGGGCAACCCGATCGATGCGAGCCCGCAGGAGCAGTTCAAGCGCGCCAAGATCCTCCAGGAGAAGGCCGGCTGGAGCCAGTGGGCCTGCGCCTGATCCCGCCGGCGGCCTGACCGCCGCTCCCGGACCTCACGGGTCCGCCGCGTCCACCGACGTGGCGGACCCGTAGTCTTCTCCCATGGTGGATGAGAAGAAGCAGCGCGAGCGGATGGGCGACACCGACCTCGACATCGAGGAGGAGCTGCTCGGCGAAGCGGCCTTCACGGTGACCGAGGGGACCGAGCGGCTCAATCGCACCTGGGTCGAGCTCATCGTCACCGGACTGTTCGGCGGCATCGACATCGGCCTCGGGATCCTCGCGATGATCCTCGTCAAGCAGGCCACCGACTCCGACATCCTCGCCGGCATGGCGTTCGGTGTGGGTCTCCTCGCCCTCAAGATGGCACACTCCGAGCTCTTCACCGAGGAGTTCCTCCTCCCCATCAACGCGATCGTCGCCGGGCAGGGGACGTGGGTGCAGCTGCTCCGGCTGTGGTCGGTGACGCTCGTGTGCAACCTCGCCGGCGGGCTCGTGTTCGCCTGGCTCACCGTGCTCGCGCTGCCGGACTACCACGGGACGATCATCGACACCGCGAACGGCTACCTCGACACCGGCTCCGTCGGCACGACGATCGGGCTCGCGCTGCTCGCGGGCGCCACGATCACGCTGTCGACCCGCATGCAGCAGGGCACCTCGAACGATGTCGTCGTCGCGCTGCTCTGCATGATCTCCGGATTCCTCGTCATCGGCTTCGGCATGCTCCACGGGGCGCTCAACGCGATGATCATCTTCGGAGCGATGCT
This window harbors:
- a CDS encoding formate/nitrite transporter family protein; the encoded protein is MDEKKQRERMGDTDLDIEEELLGEAAFTVTEGTERLNRTWVELIVTGLFGGIDIGLGILAMILVKQATDSDILAGMAFGVGLLALKMAHSELFTEEFLLPINAIVAGQGTWVQLLRLWSVTLVCNLAGGLVFAWLTVLALPDYHGTIIDTANGYLDTGSVGTTIGLALLAGATITLSTRMQQGTSNDVVVALLCMISGFLVIGFGMLHGALNAMIIFGAMLAGADITVLDFLGWFVVVIPLNMLGGLAIITLPRLLRTRRILSAVRRGDLSLEDLEEEAS